One genomic window of Pseudoxanthomonas sp. includes the following:
- a CDS encoding TIGR00366 family protein has protein sequence MATTNGEARQGLMARAALRSAAWAEKWFPDAYVFAVLGVVIVALAAMAAGATPKATAEAFGGGFWSLIPFTMQMAFVVIGGYALATAPVVARFIDQLARVPRSGRGAIVYVGLVSMLASLLSWGFSLVFGGLLVRALARRTELKMDYRAAGAAAYLGLGAVWAMGLSSSAAQLQANPASMPPGLLDITGVLPFTETIFLWQSIVLTAVLIAVSLLICWLTAPTGKAARTVADFDEAVATEAKAALPPRTRPGEWLEYSPLLTVLLSLLAFGWLFSEFASKPLVSAIANLNTYNFLFLSLGLLLHWRPRSFLNAVARAVPSTTGVLIQFPLYGGIAMILTGAKGADGDTLAHHLSQLFVHVATQDTFPAVMGVYSAVLGFFVPSGGGKWLIEAPYVMQAANELHAHLGWAVQVYNAAEALPNLINPFWMLPLLGVLGLKARDIVGFTFMQLLVHIPLVIGLLWLLGLTLPYVAPVMPAAGG, from the coding sequence ATGGCAACGACCAATGGAGAAGCCCGCCAGGGCCTGATGGCGCGGGCCGCGCTGCGCAGTGCAGCCTGGGCCGAGAAATGGTTCCCCGATGCATACGTGTTCGCGGTGCTGGGCGTGGTCATCGTCGCGCTCGCGGCCATGGCCGCCGGGGCGACGCCCAAGGCCACGGCCGAGGCGTTCGGTGGCGGCTTCTGGAGCCTAATTCCCTTCACCATGCAGATGGCCTTCGTGGTCATCGGTGGCTATGCGCTGGCGACCGCGCCGGTCGTGGCGCGCTTCATCGACCAGCTGGCCAGGGTGCCGCGCAGCGGGCGCGGGGCCATCGTCTATGTCGGCTTGGTCAGCATGCTGGCCTCGCTGCTGAGTTGGGGGTTTTCGCTGGTGTTCGGTGGATTGTTGGTGCGCGCGCTGGCCCGCCGCACCGAGCTGAAGATGGATTACCGCGCCGCCGGTGCGGCAGCCTATCTGGGCCTGGGTGCGGTCTGGGCGATGGGCTTGAGTTCGTCAGCCGCGCAGCTGCAGGCCAATCCGGCGTCCATGCCGCCGGGCCTGCTGGACATCACCGGCGTGCTGCCTTTCACCGAGACGATCTTCCTGTGGCAGTCGATCGTGCTGACCGCGGTGTTGATCGCCGTGTCGTTGCTGATCTGCTGGCTGACCGCGCCGACCGGCAAGGCCGCGCGCACCGTGGCCGACTTCGATGAAGCCGTTGCGACCGAGGCCAAGGCAGCGCTGCCGCCGCGCACCCGCCCGGGCGAGTGGCTGGAATACAGCCCGCTGCTGACCGTGCTGCTGTCGCTATTGGCCTTCGGCTGGCTGTTTTCTGAGTTCGCCAGCAAGCCGCTGGTCAGCGCGATCGCCAATCTCAACACCTACAACTTCCTGTTCCTGTCGCTGGGCCTGTTGTTGCACTGGCGGCCGCGCAGCTTCCTCAACGCGGTGGCCAGGGCGGTGCCCAGCACCACCGGCGTGCTGATCCAGTTCCCGCTGTACGGCGGTATCGCGATGATCCTCACCGGGGCCAAGGGCGCCGATGGCGACACCCTTGCGCACCATCTCTCGCAGCTGTTCGTGCACGTGGCCACGCAGGACACCTTCCCGGCGGTGATGGGCGTGTACTCGGCGGTGCTGGGTTTCTTCGTGCCGTCGGGCGGTGGCAAGTGGCTGATCGAAGCGCCCTACGTGATGCAGGCCGCCAACGAATTGCACGCGCACCTGGGCTGGGCGGTGCAGGTCTACAACGCAGCCGAGGCATTGCCCAACCTGATCAATCCGTTCTGGATGCTGCCGCTACTGGGCGTGCTTGGGCTGAAAGCGCGCGACATCGTTGGCTTCACCTTCATGCAGCTGCTGGTGCACATCCCGCTGGTGATCGGCCTGCTGTGGCTGCTGGGCCTGACCCTGCCATACGTGGCGCCGGTGATGCCGGCGGCGGGCGGCTGA
- a CDS encoding FAD-dependent oxidoreductase translates to MMKQSEDALGAFGQDVPVAAVPAAQVRKVLVIGGGVAGIACALQLRKQGLHVHLIDIDLNWRAYGAGLTITGPTLRALRTVGVLDEVVAQGATWSGAKMHDQQGALLTEMPIPPLDDGLPATGGILRPVLHKILADKTLAAGIEVSLGVSLVDLSQDEDGVLAWLSDGRQERYDLVVGADGLYSQTRQRLFPDAPKPNFTGQVIFRLLAERPEGFDRTHFFMGDEIKLGFNPVSPTHMYMFLLYADPENPWLTVEQQRERLYQKLAGFGSFVPQIRETVLGKNAESVNYKPLEVQLLPPPWHRGRVVLIGDAAHATTPHLASGAGMAIEDGIVLAEELGKGGTLEEALQRFTDRRFDRCRHVIENSVKLGELEMRHGSPLEQSRLMSEALQVLRSPI, encoded by the coding sequence ATGATGAAACAAAGCGAAGACGCGCTCGGCGCGTTCGGGCAGGACGTGCCGGTGGCGGCCGTCCCGGCAGCGCAGGTGCGCAAGGTGCTGGTGATTGGCGGTGGCGTGGCTGGCATTGCCTGTGCGCTGCAGCTGCGCAAGCAGGGCCTGCATGTGCACCTGATCGATATCGACCTCAACTGGCGCGCCTATGGCGCAGGCTTGACCATCACCGGGCCGACCCTGCGCGCGCTGCGCACGGTGGGCGTGCTCGACGAGGTCGTCGCCCAGGGCGCGACCTGGAGCGGGGCGAAGATGCACGACCAGCAGGGCGCCTTGCTGACCGAGATGCCGATCCCGCCGCTGGACGATGGGCTGCCGGCGACCGGTGGCATCCTGCGCCCGGTGCTACACAAGATCCTGGCCGACAAGACCCTGGCGGCCGGCATCGAGGTGTCGCTGGGCGTGAGTCTGGTCGACCTGAGCCAGGACGAAGACGGCGTGCTGGCCTGGTTGAGCGATGGCCGACAGGAGCGTTACGACCTGGTGGTCGGCGCCGACGGGCTGTACTCGCAGACCCGCCAGCGTTTGTTCCCGGACGCACCCAAGCCGAACTTCACCGGCCAGGTGATCTTCCGCCTGCTGGCCGAGCGGCCGGAGGGCTTTGATCGCACCCATTTCTTCATGGGCGATGAGATCAAGCTGGGCTTCAACCCGGTCTCGCCGACTCACATGTACATGTTCCTGTTATATGCCGACCCGGAGAATCCGTGGCTGACAGTGGAGCAGCAGCGCGAGCGTCTGTACCAGAAGCTGGCCGGCTTCGGCAGCTTCGTGCCGCAGATCCGCGAGACGGTGCTGGGCAAGAACGCCGAGTCGGTCAACTACAAGCCACTGGAAGTGCAGTTGCTGCCGCCGCCGTGGCATCGCGGCCGGGTGGTGCTGATCGGCGACGCCGCGCATGCCACGACGCCGCATCTGGCCTCGGGCGCGGGCATGGCGATCGAGGACGGCATCGTGCTGGCCGAGGAGCTGGGCAAGGGCGGCACGCTGGAAGAGGCGCTGCAGCGCTTCACCGACCGGCGCTTCGACCGCTGCCGGCATGTGATCGAGAACTCGGTGAAGCTGGGTGAGCTGGAAATGCGCCATGGCTCGCCGCTGGAGCAGAGCCGGTTGATGTCCGAGGCCCTGCAGGTATTGCGATCGCCGATCTGA
- the kdsA gene encoding 3-deoxy-8-phosphooctulonate synthase encodes MTASTQPLAIAVNDAIRVANDAPFVLFGGLNVLEDLDSTLFAAETYKRVTDKLGIPYVFKASFDKANRSSINSYRGVGLDEGIRIFEEVKRQLGLALITDVHEVAQAAPVAEVVDVLQIPAFLARQTDLVAAIARTGRAVNIKKPQFLSPTQIKNIVHKIRETGNERIILCERGAQFGYDNLVVDMLGFREMTESTGGLPVIFDVTHSLQRRDAGAEASGGRRRQVLELARAGMAVGIGGLFLEAHPDPDHARCDGPSALPLDALEPFLAQIKAIDDLVKGFAPLEIR; translated from the coding sequence ATGACCGCCTCGACCCAACCTCTCGCCATTGCCGTCAACGACGCGATCCGCGTCGCCAACGACGCACCGTTCGTCCTGTTTGGCGGGCTCAACGTCCTGGAAGACCTGGATTCCACCCTGTTCGCCGCCGAAACCTACAAGCGGGTCACCGACAAGCTGGGGATCCCGTACGTGTTCAAGGCCTCGTTCGACAAGGCCAACCGGTCCTCGATCAATTCCTATCGCGGCGTCGGCCTGGACGAAGGCATCCGGATCTTCGAGGAAGTGAAGCGCCAGCTGGGCCTCGCGCTGATCACCGACGTCCATGAGGTGGCGCAGGCCGCGCCGGTGGCCGAGGTCGTGGACGTGCTGCAGATTCCCGCCTTCCTGGCCCGGCAGACGGACCTGGTGGCCGCCATCGCCAGGACCGGGCGCGCGGTGAACATCAAGAAACCGCAGTTCCTCAGCCCCACCCAGATTAAGAACATCGTCCACAAGATCCGCGAGACCGGCAACGAACGCATCATCCTGTGCGAGCGCGGCGCGCAGTTCGGCTACGACAATCTGGTGGTGGACATGCTGGGCTTCCGCGAGATGACCGAATCCACCGGCGGCCTGCCGGTGATCTTCGACGTCACCCACAGCCTGCAGCGACGCGATGCCGGCGCCGAAGCCTCCGGTGGGCGTCGCCGCCAGGTGCTGGAACTGGCACGCGCCGGCATGGCGGTGGGCATTGGCGGCCTGTTCCTGGAAGCGCACCCCGACCCCGACCACGCACGCTGCGACGGACCCAGCGCGCTGCCGCTGGATGCGCTCGAACCCTTCCTGGCCCAGATCAAGGCGATCGACGACCTGGTGAAAGGCTTCGCGCCGCTGGAGATCAGGTAA
- a CDS encoding SDR family oxidoreductase, which produces MDRLKGKIAIVTGIGSGIGKGCALRFLAEGATVVGCDLDPVAAAATVQEASQRGLSLDSVHPCNLTRPEDVQALVAHTLQRHGGIDILVNAAAWGAFEFIESMDYQSQWKTTLTGEIDVVFLACQAVWPHMQQRGGGAIINFASANAYQALPGSGALAHCAGKGAVLAMTRQLAMEGGPHRIRANTISPALVVTGATQPRLDNEPGFREAVTAKMMIGRLGTPDDIAWCATYLASDEAGWVTAADFRLDGGATAW; this is translated from the coding sequence ATGGATCGGCTGAAAGGAAAGATTGCAATCGTGACCGGGATCGGCAGCGGGATCGGCAAGGGCTGCGCGCTGCGCTTCCTGGCCGAGGGCGCCACCGTGGTGGGCTGCGACCTGGACCCGGTGGCCGCCGCGGCGACGGTCCAGGAAGCAAGCCAGCGCGGGCTGTCTCTGGACAGCGTGCATCCATGCAACCTGACCCGGCCCGAAGACGTGCAGGCGCTGGTCGCACATACGCTGCAGCGCCACGGCGGCATCGACATCCTGGTGAATGCGGCGGCATGGGGAGCATTCGAATTCATCGAATCGATGGATTACCAGTCGCAGTGGAAGACCACCCTGACGGGCGAGATCGACGTGGTCTTCCTCGCCTGCCAGGCGGTCTGGCCGCACATGCAGCAGCGCGGCGGCGGGGCGATCATCAACTTCGCCTCGGCCAATGCCTACCAGGCCCTGCCTGGGTCCGGCGCGCTGGCCCACTGCGCCGGCAAGGGCGCGGTCCTGGCCATGACCCGGCAGCTGGCGATGGAAGGCGGCCCGCACCGGATCCGCGCCAATACCATCTCGCCGGCGCTGGTGGTCACCGGCGCGACCCAGCCGCGCCTGGACAACGAACCCGGCTTCCGCGAGGCGGTGACCGCCAAGATGATGATCGGCCGGCTGGGCACGCCGGACGACATCGCCTGGTGCGCCACCTACCTGGCCTCGGACGAGGCCGGCTGGGTGACCGCCGCCGATTTCAGGCTGGACGGCGGCGCCACGGCCTGGTGA
- the ubiA gene encoding 4-hydroxybenzoate octaprenyltransferase, whose translation MGYERFDAPVVRPPGRLGQYWKLIRGDKPIGVLLLLWPTWWALWLAAGGMPPWWTLVVFTLGVWLTRSAGCVINDYADRWLDPKVERTRDRPLAAGRVSGREALWVFAVLMLVAFALVWTMNGLTIALSGIAAFLAASYPYLKRYTYLPQVYLGLAFGFGIPMAFAAVQGTVPPLAWLLYAANILWATAYDTWYAMVDREDDIRAGSKSTAILFGDLDLVIQGVLYALTFATLLLVGHRAGLGAAYWAGLGVGVLLVVYEFFLARHRERGPCFRAFLHNNWVGAAVFAGIVADQLLR comes from the coding sequence ATGGGTTACGAACGATTCGATGCACCGGTGGTGCGGCCGCCCGGGCGGCTGGGCCAGTACTGGAAACTGATCCGTGGCGACAAGCCGATCGGGGTCCTGTTGCTGCTGTGGCCGACCTGGTGGGCGCTGTGGCTGGCCGCGGGCGGCATGCCGCCGTGGTGGACGCTGGTCGTGTTCACGCTGGGCGTGTGGCTGACCCGTTCGGCCGGGTGCGTGATCAATGATTACGCCGACCGCTGGCTGGATCCGAAGGTCGAACGCACCAGGGATCGGCCGCTGGCCGCCGGGCGGGTGTCGGGACGCGAGGCGCTGTGGGTGTTCGCGGTGCTGATGCTGGTGGCGTTCGCGCTGGTGTGGACGATGAACGGCCTGACCATCGCCCTGAGTGGTATCGCGGCGTTCCTGGCGGCGAGCTATCCGTACCTGAAGCGCTACACCTACCTGCCCCAGGTGTATCTGGGCCTGGCGTTCGGCTTCGGCATTCCGATGGCCTTCGCCGCGGTGCAGGGCACGGTGCCGCCGCTGGCCTGGTTGTTGTATGCGGCCAACATCCTGTGGGCGACCGCCTACGACACCTGGTACGCGATGGTCGACCGCGAGGACGACATCCGCGCCGGTTCAAAGTCCACCGCGATCCTGTTCGGCGACCTGGACCTGGTGATCCAGGGCGTGCTGTACGCGCTGACCTTCGCCACGCTGCTGCTGGTGGGGCACCGGGCCGGACTGGGCGCGGCCTACTGGGCCGGGCTGGGCGTGGGCGTGCTGCTGGTGGTCTACGAGTTCTTCCTCGCCCGCCATCGCGAGCGCGGGCCATGCTTCCGTGCGTTCCTGCACAACAACTGGGTTGGCGCGGCGGTGTTTGCGGGGATCGTGGCCGACCAGCTGCTGCGGTAA